A single Capricornis sumatraensis isolate serow.1 chromosome 20, serow.2, whole genome shotgun sequence DNA region contains:
- the CALM3 gene encoding calmodulin-3, with product MADQLTEEQIAEFKEAFSLFDKDGDGTITTKELGTVMRSLGQNPTEAELQDMINEVDADGNGTIDFPEFLTMMARKMKDTDSEEEIREAFRVFDKDGNGYISAAELRHVMTNLGEKLTDEEVDEMIREADIDGDGQVNYEEFVQMMTAK from the exons AGTTCAAGGAGGCCTTCTCCCTCTTCGACAAAGATGGGGATGGCACCATCACCACCAAGGAGCTGGGGACAGTGATGAGGTCCCTGGGGCAGAACCCCACTGAGGCCGAGCTGCAGGACATGATCAACGAGGTGGATGCAGATG GGAACGGGACCATTGACTTCCCCGAGTTCCTGACCATGATGGCCAGAAAGATGAAGGATACGGACAGTGAGGAGGAGATCCGAGAGGCCTTCCGTGTCTTTGACAAG GACGGCAATGGGTACATCAGTGCCGCAGAGCTGCGCCATGTCATGACGAACCTGGGCGAGAAGCTGACCGACGAGGAGGTGGACGAAATGATCAGGGAGGCCGACATCGACGGGGACGGCCAGGTCAATTACGAAG AGTTTgtacagatgatgactgcaaaGTGA
- the PTGIR gene encoding prostacyclin receptor, translating to MADSCRNLTYVRDSVGPATSTLMFVAGVVGNGLALGILGARRRSSPSAFAVLVTGLAVTDLLGTCFLSPAVFAAYARNSSLLGLARGRPALCDAFAFAMTFFGLASTLILFAMAVERCLALSHPYLYAQLDGPRRARLALPAIYAFCTTFCALPFLGLGQHQQYCPGSWCFIRMRSAEPGGCAFSLAYASLVALLVAAIVLCNGSVTLSLCRMYRQQRRHQGSLVPGPRAGEDEVDHLILLALMTGIMAVCSLPLTIRGFTQAITPDSSEMGDLLAFRFNAFNPILDPWVFILFRKSVFQRLKLWFCCLYSRPAQGDSRTSLSRSASGRKDSSAPPALEGKKGNWVPLSAWGEGQGAPLPAAQLPTSTMGTPSKAGSEAACSLC from the exons ATGGCGGATTCATGCCGGAACCTCACGTACGTGCGGGACTCGGTGGGCCCGGCCACCAGCACCCTGATGTTCGTGGCGGGCGTGGTGGGCAATGGGCTGGCGCTGGGCATCTTGGGGGCGCGGCGGCGGTCGAGCCCCTCGGCCTTCGCCGTGCTGGTCACCGGGCTGGCGGTCACCGACCTGCTGGGCACGTGCTTCCTGAGCCCGGCCGTGTTCGCGGCCTACGCCCGCAACAGCTCGCTGCTGGGCCTGGCCCGGGGCCGCCCGGCTCTGTGCGACGCCTTCGCCTTCGCCATGACCTTCTTTGGCCTGGCCTCCACGCTCATCCTCTTCGCCATGGCCGTGGAGCGCTGCCTGGCGCTCAGCCACCCCTACCTCTACGCTCAGCTGGACGGACCCCGCCGCGCCCGCCTGGCGCTGCCGGCCATCTACGCCTTCTGCACGACCTTCTGCGCGCTGCCCTTCCTGGGCCTGGGCCAACACCAGCAGTACTGCCCCggcagctggtgcttcatccgcATGCGCTCGGCCGAGCCGGGTGGCTGCGCCTTCTCGCTGGCCTACGCCAGCCTCGTGGCCCTGCTGGTGGCCGCCATCGTCCTCTGCAACGGCTCCGTCACCCTCAGCCTCTGCCGCATGTACCGCCAGCAGAGGCGCCACCAGGGCTCGCTGGTCCCCGGCCCCCGGGCAGGCGAGGACGAGGTTGACCACCTGATTCTGCTGGCCCTCATGACGGGCATCATGGCCGTGTGCTCCTTGCCTCTTACG ATCCGCGGCTTCACCCAGGCCATCACCCCAGACAGCAGTGAGATGGGAGACCTCCTGGCCTTCCGTTTCAATGCCTTCAACCCCATTCTGGATCCCTGGGTCTTTATCCTCTTCCGAAAGTCCGTCTTCCAGCGGCTGAAGCTCTGGTTCTGTTGCCTGTACTCGAGGCCTGCCCAAGGCGACTCTCGGACATCCCTCTCTCGGTCCGCCTCGGGGAGGAAGGACTCAAGCGCCCCCCCGGCTCTTGAGGGGAAAAAGGGGAACTGGGTGCCTTTGTCAGCCTGGGGCGAGGGGCAGGGGGCACCCTTACCGGCTGCACAGCTACCTACCAGCACCATGGGAACACCCTCCAAAGCGGGGTCCGAGGCAGCCTGCTCCCTCTGCTGA
- the GNG8 gene encoding guanine nucleotide-binding protein G(I)/G(S)/G(O) subunit gamma-8 — protein sequence MSNNMAKIAEARKTVEQLKLEVNIDRMKVSQAAAELLAFCETHAKDDPLVTPVPAAENPFRDKRLFCVLL from the exons ATGTCCAACAACATGGCCAAGATCGCGGAGGCCCGGAAGACCGTGGAGCAGCTGAAGCTGGAGGTGAACATCGACCGCATGAAG GTGTCGCAGGCAGCGGCCGAGCTCCTGGCCTTCTGCGAGACTCACGCCAAAGATGACCCGCTGGTGACGCCGGTACCCGCCGCAGAGAACCCCTTCCGAGACAAGCGCCTCTTCTGCGTCCTGCTCTGA